The following coding sequences lie in one Benincasa hispida cultivar B227 chromosome 6, ASM972705v1, whole genome shotgun sequence genomic window:
- the LOC120080141 gene encoding U-box domain-containing protein 9-like encodes MDVLKKDLKLLLQRIVDEDDLEFSAVDEAIQKLNALKISKMAASASPIPESSGSSGTNTPIVPEEFRCPISGELMNDPVLLITGQTYDRFFIEQWFHEGHNTCPRTNEVLSDMSITPNRLLRSMISQWCLDNRLVPPKLSYEEEVDNATESHLDELLNKLMSLSITDKIDAAKELRETTRLSHEFRALFAKFPKSIERLLYPLISLEKINLYPRLQEDLITTVHNISIFDGNKKHVAEHPLVLPLLIQSLQYGSIEAIANAAATIYLLSLNEANKIMIGNAGVFKHLIALLDHAHLVVIRDAASAIYNLCTAVENRVKVVGCGAVASILRNIGRRLLVDELISILALLSTDVNAIDEMCKLNAVPCMLGIIRETDSQRVKENCALMLLAICTTDQSQLKKIRKDENENGTISELSKIGNSRARRKASSILDRLHRAGSRTHTA; translated from the exons ATGGATGTCCTCAAAAAAGACCTCAAACTATTGCTCCAAAGAATCGTCGACGAAGATGATTTAGAGTTCTCAGCTGTCGACGAGGCTATTCAGAAATTGAATGCTTTGAAAATCTCTAAAATGGCTGCCTCTGCCTCCCCCATCCCGGAATCTAGTGGAAGTTCTGGCACTAACACTCCAATTGTGCCGGAGGAGTTCCGGTGCCCCATTTCCGGCGAACTCATGAATGACCCTGTTCTCTTGATAACCGGTCAG ACATATGATCGGTTCTTCATCGAACAGTGGTTCCATGAAGGGCACAATACATGTCCTCGAACCAATGAGGTCCTTTCCGACATGTCTATTACTCCGAATCGTCTTCTTCGGTCAATGATCTCACAATGGTGCTTGGATAACAGATTGGTGCCTCCAAAGCTTAGTTACGAGGAAGAGGTCGACAATGCAACTGAGTCCCATTTAGATGAATTGCTTAACAAGTTGATGTCTTTGTCCATTACAGATAAAATAGATGCTGCAAAGGAGTTGAGAGAGACAACGAGATTGAGCCATGAGTTTCGAGCCCTTTTTGCAAAGTTCCCCAAATCGATTGAGAGATTATTGTATCCTCTGATCTCACTAGAAAAAATTAATCTCTATCCTCGCCTTCAAGAGGATTTGATTACCACTGTTCACAATATCTCGATTTTTGATGGTAACAAGAAACATGTAGCAGAGCACCCGTTGGTCCTCCCTTTGTTGATCCAATCTTTACAATATGGAAGTATTGAGGCAATAGCGAATGCAGCtgcaactatttatttattatctttgAATGAGGCAAATAAGATCATGATTGGAAATGCAGGAGTTTTCAAACATCTGATTGCACTTTTAGACCATGCACATCTTGTAGTGATAAGAGATGCTGCTTCAGCAATCTACAACCTCTGTACTGCCGTCGAAAACAGAGTGAAGGTAGTTGGCTGTGGAGCAGTTGCCTCCATTTTGCGAAACATCGGTCGAAGATTATTGGTCGATGAGTTGATTTCGATACTTGCGCTTCTTTCCACTGATGTGAACGCTATCGATGAAATGTGCAAACTAAATGCGGTGCCTTGTATGCTGGGAATTATTAGGGAAACTGACTCCCAACGCGTCAAAGAAAACTGTGCATTGATGTTGTTAGCAATCTGCACAACTGACCAAAGCCAATTGAAGAAGATTCGGAAGGACGAAAATGAAAACGGGACAATCTCGGAACTTTCGAAGATTGGTAATTCGAGGGCAAGGAGAAAGGCTTCCAGCATACTCGATAGGCTGCATAGAGCTGGTTCAAGAACTCACACTGCCTAA